Proteins encoded in a region of the Prunus persica cultivar Lovell chromosome G4, Prunus_persica_NCBIv2, whole genome shotgun sequence genome:
- the LOC18781095 gene encoding monothiol glutaredoxin-S17 has protein sequence MGGSVKVSQSKKVVWPSSCEASKHMDEDGKVADTLEGADPSSLANKVAVEPEEPAPELTKENESSQEQIQVQDGLDDALKRRLQQLIESNRVMLFMKGTPEDPKCEFSKMAVNMLKIYEVEFGSFDLLTDNEVMEGIQKYSNWPLLPHIYFEGRACGFRHIGTLMKGCPSDPTAFG, from the exons ATGGGTGGATCAGTGAAGGTTTCGCAATCCAAGAAGGTGGTCTGGCCCTCGAGTTGTGAGGCTTCGAAGCACATGGACGAG GATGGAAAGGTGGCTGATACATTAGAAGGTGCAGATCCATCTAGTTTGGCTAATAAAGTTGCAGTTGAGCCTGAAGAACCTGCTCCAGAgttgacaaaagaaaatgaatcttCCCAAGAGCAAATTCAAGTGCAAGATGGCCTTGATGATGCCTTGAAAAGGCGGCTGCAACAGCTGATTGAATCCAATCGAGTCATGCTTTTCATGAAAGGAACCCCTGAGGATCCCAAATGTGAATTTAGCAAAATGGCTGTTAACATGTTGAAGATATATGAGGTCGAATTTGGAAGTTTTGATCTTCTCACGGACAATGAAGTTATGGAGGGGATACAAAAGTATTCTAACTGGCCACTATTACCACATATCTACTTTGAAGGGAGGGCTTGTGGTTTTCGTCACATAGGAACTCTAATGAAAGGTTGCCCATCTGATCCAACTGCGTTTGGATAG